In the genome of Arachis stenosperma cultivar V10309 chromosome 6, arast.V10309.gnm1.PFL2, whole genome shotgun sequence, the window TTTAGAAAATCCAAATCCCTATATTTTACATTTAAGTTAACTATTAATTCCATAACTGAAAAGTATAGACACTAACAAAAATATtcctaaaaaatattaacaataaaataatttttgaaaaatttaaaatacaacaaaaataattaataaatattataattttataaatgacaaaaaaaaatttatatttaacaaaagatttatttattttatatagatTTTTGTAATaacatttaaataaatattcaaaagtatatacaaaaatttagaataaaatttgatttctattttttttatttttcaataaaatttggtcatttaaaatatttttttaaaataattcatttgatataaaattattaaatttgacgataaaataatcttattttttcaataatatttataaaaaattgtatcaatataccatcttttaaaattttttaggatatattaaaaaaatattagaaaattagtaaaatttattatttttaaccaGTTAgtcaataatatttaaaaatatattattagattattaaattaaaataactgaGTTAAtggttaaaaatataaataaaaataataaatttaatccTTAAACAATTAAACTTTTctcatatttaatatttatttttttggtcatattttttaatttttaaaaatttatttgtcattAGTATTTTTAGGTTATTTTACTTTgtgaattttttataatttattctttaCATTTAGAGATTATTTAGATATGTTTTTACCAAAAGATTTGTTTTAAGtgatttcttaaaaaaattaaaaaaataaaaataattttatatttaaatattttatttaattttttatttaataattatgtttaaatacgataatataaaaatatttttaaaaaatattttaacttatattactaaaattttactaaatacattaaaaaaaattaaaaaaatatttttctaatcaCTCCATAGCAACCAAACAAGGTCTTAAAAGATTTAGACAATTTTAGTTGAATCCTGAGCGACCAACCCGCCACCGTCCACCGCTCCCTAAGCCACCAACCCATCACTGCCGCCGAAGAATCTCTCTTATCACGGCTTCTGGAAGTTCTCCTGACCGGCGTCAAACGTGAGACTAACTGGTACCGCCTCTCAGGTTTGCAGGCTCCCCTTTCTCCCACCGCCGGCGACAGCAGTGGACGCCGGTCCTCGTCGGTGACGGACGCCGTCAACAAGTGATTATCCTGGTGCTTCATCTTATTAACTTTTATTAACGTCTTTGCATGTGAATCATACAAGTCTTCCATCTTGCTGGAACTTAAGTGGGTTGAGCGAGTGCCTTGTacgtgtttgacaaaatgcctGACTTGTGCGAATTACCATTGTTGAGATTGTGGTGAATGATGAAGCCATGAGATGCCTTGCCATGAAAGTGGATCCTAAAAACAGTGATGGGAGGCTCTGATCACTAGTGATTGGAGGAGATGAGGGAAGGGGTAGCTGTAGAGGGGATTGAGGGCGTGAAGACCTCTTTTGGAAAAGAATTTTCAATACTTTCAgtttttgaaaatgaaaatagtcataataaatatgtttcCTAGAACCTACCTAGTGGGATAAggcttgttgttgttgttgttgtaaaCATGTTTCCTAGAACTTGAAAATTCAAACATGAAATCTATTTTCAGAGGATGATTAACAGAAAATGTTTTCTTAAATCAAACATGATAGAAATTACAAATTCAATGGTGATTAACCTTTTATTTTATCACTTTATAGTTCTCCTCACTTTAGAGGATCGTTTTCCCATTGCACTAGGTAGATTTTAACAAATATCTTAGCCTACTGCTTAACCTGTTTGTTTAAATGAAATAGAAATATTAGTGGGTCTTATCATTGTGTAAATTACATTACCTGTTTGTTGTTTGTTATCATAATCTTGATGTGTTCTATATTCTATGTAGGCCAGTACGTTGCCTTTGCTTTTATGACCTTTCAACTTCTCCTATAACTCTTCTTATATAGATAATCTTTTATATGCCAAATGTGTATGAGTTCAGAGTGTTTCAAATATTTGCTTCAAATGTCTAGTTTGTGTTTTGGCTTTTGATAGTCCCTAACTCTCTTGTCATACTGTTATTGTCCAGACTCTGGGAGCTTGATATTGCTGGACCATGAACACCCCTAGACTGACCTGTGCTATAGGGACTTGGGCCAACGTCATTTAAATATCTAACCACAAATTGGAATGCAGGATTTGCTTTGAGTAGCTTTTGAGGAGGTTGAGAGAAAGAATGTGTGGTTTCAGAGCAACGGTTGCTCTCCGCACATTTTGTAAATTAAAACACCGTTACCACCATGTATCCATCTCTCATATGCTATTTCCTGTCtaatttctctttcattctCTGTCTCTGCTTTCCTGACTTTTCCTGTTATTGTAGGGAGGTGAAACCCGCACTGGCCATTCAGAGTTCACCCGACATCTTACCACATCCACCACAAGAGGTAGTTACTCACTTTTGATGACTACTTGTGGACATAGTTTCCAATTATCCAAATATGTTCATATATCCGATTGTATATCTCTTATTATTTGCAATCTAAATTTATGAAGCTGCATAATATAAATGACATCGAAGTCAATTTAAGTAAAGTTGCACCCTTGTATCTCTATAAATTATGAGTTTTTATCAATCAAACCATTGAATTATATTCACCTATCATGAAGATCATTTGTaccaaattttgaaaaattgaacaTCAATTGGACTATATTTTGATAACTCAATTCATGTATATTTTAAACTCTTATATTATCGTCAATTTTGATCTATAAAAAGGTATATTAAATGATTTTGGATTGATATGAAATTTTCTAGACAGTATCTAAAATATATAGGCTTGTAAGCCACTGGtaggttttaaaaaaaaatttactatgATAAAAAGGTTATTTAATAGTGTAACATTAAGTTAAacttttgttttattattaattGATCAATCAATTACTTATACTCCATAAATGCAGGTTCTGGTTATATGGATCCTGTTAGAAGATCATCTAAACATTCTATGAAAATCCGAAAAATTGTTAAGGCACTTCGCTATGGTGACAGAAGAAAGGCTTCTGACTTACTTTTGGGTTTTGCTCAGAGAAGCCCTTCATTAAGAGCTGATgattttcttcctatttttaaGCGCTGTGCACAATCTTGTGATCCGTTGGTACGCTATATAAATAACGTGGAAGCCACATGTCTTTCTGTGTTTTCCTACATTAATTTTCTGGGTTTGACAAATAAATACTTAAATATATTGAAATTTGTTCAAAATGTATGACATTGTGATAAAAGCTGCAGTTCATTTATATCCTTAAGTAATGATTCTACAAATTGTTTCAATGTCTCAACACATGGCTTGGTGATTCTGTAAGAACCTTGCACTAGTAACATCTAGAAAGGAATAGAACAGTAGAGAGATAAAGAAAGAGTACAGAAACAGGGAGATACGGAGTGATTTCGATGTGATATCACTGTATTTCCCAGAATAGTATGATTTATGAAAGAAAGGTAGAAGAGAAGATAACAAAGCAATATTTTGAGATGCTGCACGTTAGCTGCATCTTCTCTCCTAACCATACTATCTCTGGGAGGGTACGTAACAGATTCTCATCAAACTGTATTAATTACTAACTGCGGCAATATCATAAACTTTAACGTATCTGAACAGGTCTAGGTAACAATAAGTAATATTTACACTGTTCAGTTGCAATTATCAGGTGCCAACTCTATATTCTCCTTTGTGCAAttaggaagaagaaaatatctcagtgctttatttttgtttcttctttttctctttcccaTGAGTATATACACTACCTCTGAGATGTTACCATCGGCTTTTGTTGAATATCTTATGCGTGTGAAATTTATTCCTTCTCCTTTTCATTCATTACAGTTTGTTATGGAGACTTGGCGGTTAATGGAGGCCAAAAACATTAGCCTGAATGATAAATGTGTCTCTCTTATGACTCAGACCCTATGTAAGGGGGGTTACTTGGAAGAGGTAAAAATATTAGTTTCATAAATGCtataattgattttatatttccTTTTATCTTCCCTTCCTCTGTAAATATCTTGATGGAGAGGGGAGATAAGTACTAAGGTGATCTTTGATAGAGTGAGTTGATGAGTGTAGGTTAGGCTTACACCAATGTCAGCTGGCATAACTAACCCTAGCTATCACTAACCAACTCTGGTGGTAAGGTCCAGCACAGAAGGAGAATCCAGGAGCTTGTATGATCTACCAGGTGAGATTATGTGGCTACAAGCCTTATTAGAGGAGCTGCAGGTTCCTATAATCAGATCAGTGGTGTATTTTGACAATCTGAGAAGAGTTATTATCAGATCTGCACTCAAGGACCAAACATATGGAGGTGAAATTGTTCTTTGTCAGAGTAAAAGAGATGCAAGGGTAGCTGTTAACTGTTCGATCCCTTAAGAAGAGCAGCCAGCAGATCTGATCACTAAAACAGTCTCCAAAGTTAAGTTCCTCAGTTAAAGAAGCATTGCATGTAGCAGATCTGCAGGACCTTAGAGAGCCCCGTTTCAGGGGGATAATAGTGTGAGTTGATGCGTATAGGTTAGGCTTTCACAATGACAACCAGCATAACTAATCCACTGTCACTAACTCCAGTGTAGAATCCCTTAACTACCCTTGCTATTGCAGTATAGTTTCTGTAATCTAGTgtaattaatcaattataattatcataaTCATCATAACAGAATTCCAAAGCTTCTCTCTATAGATTCTAAAGCTTTTCTGAGATTCTATTTATATTTGTTTtctgtgaaaaaaaaaattattatactgTAAATTGATAAAGTAGTCACTAGTGGATCATCTTAACGTTGGAAGACTTTTATTTCTCTTCTGCCTTTGTTCAGGCCTTTAATATGGTGGATTTTCTTGGAGAAAGTCATGACTTCCATCCAGTTCCCTCtctgtataattttttattaacatcCTGCGTTAAAGAGAAGAATATAATTCATGCAAGAAAATGTTTGGAATTGATGGAAAAGCAGATGGCAGGGAAGAATGAAATCACATATATAGAGCTTCTCAAGGTTTGCAGATAGAAAGTTATAGCATCATTCAATTATATAGATTTTGTGGAACATAAAAAACTTTATTGTTTTGATTTTGTGGAAAGTAAAAACTTTATTGCTTTACTGTCGAACTTAATATTTGACAGATTATACAagcatatatttttaattcagTGTAATGTTGTGAATCACTTGATTTGAACAATGATGTGTTATTAGGTTTGTTACAATGTATTATATAGTGATTGGTACATATATGATGCTAGTTTGCAACTAGAATAGTCTTTGGCTCATTTATATTCCAAATCATGGGTAGATTTTTGTGGTGAAACTTCTGTTTGAGCACTAATTTCGGGCTTCATTGTTTTATTACATATATCATAAGGATTTGCAATCATTATAATCTCCTCCCTCAGTCTTGGCATTGATATAATTTACTTATTAAATCTTTCTGTATGTAATTAATTACACTCACCTTCTCTTTGAGATGAGTTTGAATACACGTCCCTTCCCTCTCTATTCAAAACATATACTTTAGTGCAAATTACCTagtatagttttttttttaaaatagtattGTCATTTAAACTAttgattatataatattattgaaattgttttatttttaaaatttgtttaatttgATGCCAATATTAACATCACTACATTTATTAGGAAcgcttaatttttatttaaaatatcttagaatagtgTAATTATATCTGATATTAAACATTTTATTCCATTTCAATAAACTAAGAGATAATGTATATTTATCAACTTTCGTTATTTACATTGATGTTCAAATTATAGAGATACAGAATATTGAAAATTATGTAATTATTACAGTtttgcctctttttttttttaataattaccaTTTTTCTTGACCCTGTTTCTCAGCTTGCAGTTTTGCAGGAAAACTTGTCCGCGGTTCATTTAATTTGGGAGgattatattaaaaactacAGCATGAGTATGTTACCTCTGATGAAATTCATTCACTCTTTTACAGCATTGAAAGATTTAAAATCTGCTTATAAAACACTACAGCATATGGTGTCGTTAGCCATCATGGGAAACATTGGTATCACTAGAAAGGCTAGTGGGAGTTTATTTTCTGCTAGATTGGATATCCCTGTACCTTCAAATAGGGATTTTAGTTCAACTTTATTGGATTTAAAGGAGAACGAGCAACTGGATTCTTGGATATGTCCTGCTTTCCCAGATGCTATTTGTGCTAGTGTAGAGCAGGAAGCTTTTCGTGTGGGAAAAAGAGAAGTTAAAACTGCGGCACTAGCTGGCCTAAATAGAGAAGAACACTCGTTGCTTAAGGAGGTTTTGATATGGTCCTTTGATCAAGTATTATATGGGTGTAGACAGCATAAAAATTATGAGCTTGTGCAGAAGATTATGTTACAGGTAGACTATTCCGGTATGCGTGTATAATCTATGTGTGATGGTAATACGGGTCAATAGATTCCATTTTCCTTCAAAACTTTGAAATCCTGAAAGTTTCTCTATAAGTTGAATTCTACTATGTcaatttcatttttgttttcatgtCAGACCCCAGATCTCAAATATTTAAAGCACCCTTTAGTTTAATGTCAATCAGAATAGCAgatatgatatgaatattggtgTTACTGTCTCAATACATTTTTCCTTTCAAAACTCTTTTATAACACATTATTTGTCTATGGGAAATTTTGAGGAATTTGTATTTATCGGCAACTTCATTAGAATAATACCTCTCAACATACTGAAGGACTCTTTTGTCTTCAGATGCAAGACCTTGGTTTGGACCCAAGCAGGCATGCATATGATTGCCTTGTTAGAACAGTTGTTTCTCAAAGACATTTTAAGGATGGCATAGAAATAGTAAGTTCTGTTACAATCATTGTGTTCAAAGTCACTTATTTTTGGTAACtttcatattattttagtttttttttccttattccATTATTCTTTGAGTGGGCTGCTACCAGAGGGAATTCATGGAAATTTCATCCACTTACTTTTGGGCTTAATTGATCATTAATTGCTTCATGGTATTGGAACTTGAAATTGATATCTAATGTGACACAATTGACCTCATGCCTGCTTAAGTGGTTATACACTTGTTTTGGTaaaatacaattttattttgaccTTATTATCACTTAATCTAATTTGCAGTTAAAGAAAATGAAACAGAATAATTTGAAGCCACTTGATTCAACTTTGGCAGCACTTTCAGTCAGTTGCAGCCGTGCACTAGAGCTTGATTTAGCTGAGGCTTTCTTGAATCAGATTGCAGGATATCCACATCTGTATCCTTATGGTGCTTTGCTTGCAGCATGTGATGAAATGGTGAGATGAAATACGAGACCAAAAACACCTGTGCTTGTCATTTTACTAGTCTCCAATATCCTTTGGATGTTTTTCTAGCATGGTTAATGGAATAGGTTCCTGCAAACAATAACTGCATTTTTGTTACTGTTACGTGACTGTTTGTTTGGCTTGAGTTTGTTGCAAGGGTATATAAATTACTTATTTCATCAATGGGCTGAATGTAGAATATCACAAGGATGAGCAACAGAGTTTATACTCGATTTATCTCCAGAAGATTCCTGTTTTCCTGCAAGTTACCATTTTTCATGTCTTGCGTTGTGGAAACTATAATGACTTACTTTTCATTAAACTAATCAAAATTTGCAGGATCAACCCGAACGTGCTTTGAGGGTGTTTGCCAAAATGAAGCAGATAAAACTTGTACCTGATATCAGGATATACGAGaatcttttttcattgtttggCACTGTAAATGCCCCATACGAAAATGGCAACAGAATGTCACAGGCGGATGCATTTAAAAGAATTAATGCTATTGAAAGGGATATGGCCAAGAATGGGATTCAGCACAGTCATATTTCAATGAAAAACTTGGTAAGCTCAATTCATATTACCTTTTTTGCACTCTACTGTTATGTTAGACTACTCTTGTGCCATATGTTGTTGCTGGTGATGGTGTTGGTGGTGTGGTGAATTAAATGGAGGTGGTTAAGTTCAAAGGAAAGTCATAAATAATGCTTCATCCTATATATGTTTGAGATTGAACTGCCAACAGCagcataaaaaattaatattgcTGATGTGATAATATTGTGGTGAATGGGTGAACATACAAGAAACAAGGAAATTGTAAAAATTGATACACAACAGCTATTGAGGATAAAAATGACAATCTTGCCTTAGATGTGATGGCCAGGTAAGGAAAAAACCACAAAAGGCAAAGAGGAGCTGATGTGATGGAGTGTAGCCTGATATACAGAAGTCAAGGAAGGCCAAAGAAACTCTTGGAAGAAAAGACCTTGATGTAAATGGCATCTCTTGATACATCTTGCTACTTCTCTTGATTaggggaaaaaaagaaaaacttatGTTCTTCTTTTAGTTCTTATTTCTACTTTCCTTCATATGCACATATAGATACTTGTGTGGGAGCGCACTGATGAGAAATCTAGTCTTACTATTTACTATGTTGTTGGTATAACTCTGTTACTAATGCTATCAAAGTTCACTTAGGTTGATAGGACAGGAATGGTATGCTGTTCATTTACATTGCTTATCACGTGCCtgtgttctttttcttctcagTTGAAGGCCCTCGGAGAAGAAGGAATGATAAGAGAATTGTTCCAATATTTACATGTGGCAGAGAATCTTTTCATTTACAGCAACTCTTCTTTGAGAACAGAGATGTACAACACAGTGTTGCATTATCTTGTTGAAGCCAGAGAAGTAAGTGACTCAGATGTCATTACTTTACTATTTGACACTTCCCATGTAAAGTAggtattttattaatcatgtcTGGAAATGCAGAGTCATATGGCTATtgaaatttttaagaaaatgaagaagtttGGCTTCCACACAGATTCGGCAACATATGATataatgattgattgttgtaGCATCACAAGATGCTTCAAATCGGCGTCTTTGTTGGTTTCAATGATGATACGTAAAGGGTTTCATCTGGAGATTTGCACGTATACTTCTCTCATAAAGGTTTGCACATGTCTTGCTCTCATTAAGGGTTGTGAGATTTCGCAaattccccccccccccccccccccccccccaaccAACAAAATTTACTTGACTGAGATGATTCGTATAAAAACAGTAAGATGTGCTTGTTTATCATTTTATTGTACCTGTCAAGAGGCATCTATCCTTAAAGCTTATGTGTTTAGGTGAAGCTTATAAATGATTTTATTATAACATTTGATGCCAAACCCCTTTGGGCTTTCAGCTCAATCAATGTTCATGTCCATCTACCTAGTACATGGATGTTCTGATTCATATCAACTTCTTAATAGATTATGAGCTTAAGCTGTTCGGTGAAGGATTGTGATAGAATTTTGTGTCTAACAACTTTATGAACTTCCATGTCCCCTTCCGCAAGCCAAGTAAATCAACTTGCTAGCAAGTGACAAATTCATGCATTTGTCTTGCACATTTTATTGGTACATAATTTGCCTAACATTTTCATAATTCCTTCAGAATAAGGGAGTTGGATGAATAAAATATGGTGCCGTTTTGTTGAAATTTGCTGGCTATATGGTGTTTGAACATATGAAACCACCAAATATTTGCTTTGGcctaaattttttgttttctttgtggcaaaaaaaaaagaggtttTCCCATTACCCAAGGGAAGTATAAGCCATCGCCTGGATCATTTAGCTTTGGTTTGTCCTCTCTGCATTGCTCAATATATCAGTTGGCTTGCAGTGGCTCTATTCCAACAAAATGTCCAGATTCAGGGATATTCTTGCTGACTTCTGGACATTTTTGGAAGGTGAATTATATCTTATTCGTGGAGCTGTATGTAGAACATTGCCCATTTTGCATGTTTTCTTATATCTATTGATTTGCTGTGTGTCATGCCCGTAGTTTGTCTTTAGAACCTTGATATATCCAACTTGATACATTACTGATCCTGTACGTATCAGATTTTGATGGAAAATGAGAATTTTAGTGAAGCCTTGAATCTGTTGGAACGGGCCAAATTGGGTGGGATTCAACTTGATGTGCTGCTGTTTAATACCTTTCTTCGATCTGCAAGTTACAAGGTACCCTGCTCATTATCTTATATTCCCTCCAGTCTATTTTATGTGTTATTTTAGGTGGAAACGTTATTTATAATATTTGCCATTCTCAATTTCTCATATGTCAATGAAGCATTCATTGTTCACGTTTTCAGTTTTACCCTTCAAAATATTCCAAAGATAGCAAGAATTGAGAAATGTAGTGTGAGATCCCCAAACTGAAATAATTGAAtgttgataattaaatttttcattAGTAAATCCAGATGAGAAAtgctatttgtacactaaaatcagccaccaatgtatttgtgtataaatacatgtgtgatttaatttattttcaatgtgtatttgTATTCCAGCACGTGTTTTATACTGGTGGCTGActttggtggctgattttagtgtacacatAGCATAACCCATCTGGATTTTGTGCCAAAGAGTCATCGATAAAATATCCTCAGAAGTATCTCTTCATGGAGGGGGATTAAAAGTAACAAATAAAAGTAATCTGTTTCAAATCTGTCGAGTCTATTTCTCCTCAAATCTCTACattttcttccctttccctttaaAATAGAACTCACAAGGTAACAAGGAAAAGGAGGGAAATATAGGTGTGATTAAATTAGACTAACTAGTACTCTTAAGAATCCTTCCCTTCATTTTCCTTTCTTCTCCCCAAAATGAAACTCATAGAAATCCCCATAGGTAAGTTTGAAGTGTTCTGTTGCAACTACTATATTATATGCTGTATTACAATTTCTGCACACTTTGCATGTTAGTACTTTGTATTCATGGGCAAGTTTCTTCACTTATAAAAGTCTCATTGGGGTGTACCTTTTTCCATTAAAGAAGGAAACTTTAGAGAATTAGTAATATTCTTTTTGTCTTGAAAATTTCTTTTTGTATCAGGGAAGGATTGATATAATTGAGTTTATTGTGGAGTATATGCACAGAGAGAAAATTCAGCCTGATCCAGCAACATGTCGCCATGTCTTCTGTGCATATGTAGCTGCTGGTTTTCACCATACAGCAATGGAAGCATTGCAGGTCTTAACTTTGCGTATGATGTCTAAATACGGCAGCATACTCGAAAAGGAGGAAGATTTTCTGGACGAATTCATTTTTGCAGAAGATTCGGATGCCGAGTCAAGAATAATTAAGCTATTTAAAGATCGTAAAGAGGAACTCTCAGTTGCATTGTTGAATTTAAGATGGTGTGCTGTTGCAGGATTTCCAATGCTCAAGTCAGCTGATCAAAGCCTTTGGGCCAAAAGACTTGAATCACAATTCCATACAAGGAGGCTCTTGGTGCCTGGTCGCATGAGATCTTATCAGTCCTCAAGTTATTACCACAATAGGCAGATATAATCATCAGAGCCATGGCACCTTCCTTGAATACGCTTTAGATGTTTCTGCTGTCTCAAGCTCTGTTGAGAGTAATTTTTCTGTTCTTGGTTAAGAGCAACTGTTTTCTATTTTACCAGACCTAGAAACACTTCTCTCTGGTTGCAATGATTGTCTTCAACCAAATGAAGTTAAATTCTTTTCAAAGTGAACAGCACACTTAGATTGAGCTGAAATTGTATAGAAATAAATCAAATGGAGAATTAATAAAAGACCAATAGGGTAAACTATTATTTATGGTAATAAAAGATTTGAATGCTAACAATTCTATCAATGAAAGatataaactaatttaatacCCATAAAAATGAGGTTAGTTTAACAAAGTTATACTACTCAATAAACTACCCAACTAATTCAATCTTTGTTGAAGATTGTAAGTATAATTGAGAAATGTTGGGATTTTACCAGTAGTATCATCTACATGTAAAAAGTATTTGGTACTTTTACTTAATTGAAAATTACtggtttttcttttaaaattctttatttattttaatatcttgtatttatattaatttttccTAAATAAAAACTGAGCtgaaatattatttttacattCTAGATTATTAGTAGTAATCCCTTTTGATTTCAATCAAACAAAATAATTGGTCACATTTTACTTTTCAAACAACAACATAAATAAGGGCAAAGGTGAATTAATATACAAATGATTATTTTCATATTGTAAAATGATAAAATCTAATAAGCTAGTGgcttaaaaaaaacaaaaaaaacttgGAAAAATCAGTGGGCATAGCGGTGGATGTGATGTGATGTGACTCTGTCTGTCTCTGATGACCCCACAAAAATCCAATGAGGCAAAGATCCGCACACGACGCCAAACACACCCTTCTCTTTCAATCCAATTTTCTTACGAGGATCTTAGTCAGCACAGATATTTCTATATCAACCCCTTCCTTCCTCCTTTTCATTTTTGGGATAAGCTTGTGGCTCAGGATCCACACCCCACCCCCACCACCCCTAATTCCCTCATATCCATGATTAATTTCACGTCATTCATCTTTATCCTTTCTTCCCACTGCCTCTAGattttttcattaattaattattttttatttttatgaaacaAAACTTCTAGCACTTTCTTACCATGTATATGCTTACGCTGTTGCCTTTGATAACGATGTTCCATCAATGATTGCCTTCTAAAATCTGACCACTCTTTAAAATTCCCTCCCTGCACTGcagtttttatttttcaacaacaacagaagccactttctttctttctttcttttttcccttCTCAAACACTCATCACTCTAGAAAGTGGAATTTACGAATTAGTTAGATCTCAACCGACGATGGTGGAGAAGAAGGACACGTTCTTAACGGTTCCGCCATTCGAGTGCGCGTGGCGAGAGGATCTCAAGTTCCGAGAAGCCGGTCGCGGTTGCGTGGCGTTCGAGGCTTACGCCTGCAACGACGTCACTTTGGTGTTTCGTCAGAATGTTGGAAGCCAAGGGTACTGATTCGAGAAAACTACCATATCTGAGATTTGACCGCTCACAATTGAAACGATAGAAACTAATTCGATGTGGTTAGTTCGAAAAAGCTAACCGTTTTCGAAATAGTTTACATCATTCAATTGTTGGCGCTCAAATATACTGTTATGTATCCTTGGCTTAGGGTACTAATTCGATACCTATTATAGATTGGTTAGTTCGAAAAATCTAACCATTTTCGAGATATTTAAATGCATTTTCTTTCGTAATACACAAGAAATTTTCCATATCGTATGGtattgtatttaatttgaatttgtgTAACATAGGTATCACTATAAAAGGGACAGTAGCCCTCACTACACCGTGATATTGGGGAGCCACCGGAACCGGCGACTTCGGATCGAGGTCAACGGGAAAAACGTTGTAGACGTGGCAGGGATTGGTTTGTGCTGTTCCTCCTCGTTCCAGAGCTACTGGATCAGCATTTACGACGGTTTGATAAGTGTTGGTAATGGAAACTACCCTCTCCAGGGTGTTGTGTTCCAGTGGAGGGACCCGAACCCGAACTGTGGGGTTCAGTACATTGGGCTGAGCAGCTGGGACAAGCATGTCAAGTATAGGAATGTAAATGTGTTGTCTTTGACGCCTCACG includes:
- the LOC130935282 gene encoding pentatricopeptide repeat-containing protein At1g76280 isoform X1 codes for the protein MCGFRATVALRTFCKLKHRYHHGGETRTGHSEFTRHLTTSTTRGSGYMDPVRRSSKHSMKIRKIVKALRYGDRRKASDLLLGFAQRSPSLRADDFLPIFKRCAQSCDPLFVMETWRLMEAKNISLNDKCVSLMTQTLCKGGYLEEAFNMVDFLGESHDFHPVPSLYNFLLTSCVKEKNIIHARKCLELMEKQMAGKNEITYIELLKLAVLQENLSAVHLIWEDYIKNYSMSMLPLMKFIHSFTALKDLKSAYKTLQHMVSLAIMGNIGITRKASGSLFSARLDIPVPSNRDFSSTLLDLKENEQLDSWICPAFPDAICASVEQEAFRVGKREVKTAALAGLNREEHSLLKEVLIWSFDQVLYGCRQHKNYELVQKIMLQMQDLGLDPSRHAYDCLVRTVVSQRHFKDGIEILKKMKQNNLKPLDSTLAALSVSCSRALELDLAEAFLNQIAGYPHLYPYGALLAACDEMDQPERALRVFAKMKQIKLVPDIRIYENLFSLFGTVNAPYENGNRMSQADAFKRINAIERDMAKNGIQHSHISMKNLLKALGEEGMIRELFQYLHVAENLFIYSNSSLRTEMYNTVLHYLVEARESHMAIEIFKKMKKFGFHTDSATYDIMIDCCSITRCFKSASLLVSMMIRKGFHLEICTYTSLIKILMENENFSEALNLLERAKLGGIQLDVLLFNTFLRSASYKGRIDIIEFIVEYMHREKIQPDPATCRHVFCAYVAAGFHHTAMEALQVLTLRMMSKYGSILEKEEDFLDEFIFAEDSDAESRIIKLFKDRKEELSVALLNLRWCAVAGFPMLKSADQSLWAKRLESQFHTRRLLVPGRMRSYQSSSYYHNRQI
- the LOC130935282 gene encoding pentatricopeptide repeat-containing protein At1g76280 isoform X2, whose protein sequence is MVDFLGESHDFHPVPSLYNFLLTSCVKEKNIIHARKCLELMEKQMAGKNEITYIELLKLAVLQENLSAVHLIWEDYIKNYSMSMLPLMKFIHSFTALKDLKSAYKTLQHMVSLAIMGNIGITRKASGSLFSARLDIPVPSNRDFSSTLLDLKENEQLDSWICPAFPDAICASVEQEAFRVGKREVKTAALAGLNREEHSLLKEVLIWSFDQVLYGCRQHKNYELVQKIMLQMQDLGLDPSRHAYDCLVRTVVSQRHFKDGIEILKKMKQNNLKPLDSTLAALSVSCSRALELDLAEAFLNQIAGYPHLYPYGALLAACDEMDQPERALRVFAKMKQIKLVPDIRIYENLFSLFGTVNAPYENGNRMSQADAFKRINAIERDMAKNGIQHSHISMKNLLKALGEEGMIRELFQYLHVAENLFIYSNSSLRTEMYNTVLHYLVEARESHMAIEIFKKMKKFGFHTDSATYDIMIDCCSITRCFKSASLLVSMMIRKGFHLEICTYTSLIKILMENENFSEALNLLERAKLGGIQLDVLLFNTFLRSASYKGRIDIIEFIVEYMHREKIQPDPATCRHVFCAYVAAGFHHTAMEALQVLTLRMMSKYGSILEKEEDFLDEFIFAEDSDAESRIIKLFKDRKEELSVALLNLRWCAVAGFPMLKSADQSLWAKRLESQFHTRRLLVPGRMRSYQSSSYYHNRQI